The Clostridium aceticum genomic interval GATTTTCTTCAGGACTCCATCCTATCAAAGCAATATAATTCACCAATGCCTCTGGTAAATAACCCTTTTTCATGAAATCCTCTACTGATACATCGCCTTGACGTTTACTTAATTTTTTCTTATCTGTATTTAAGATATTAGGCAAGTGCACAAATTGCGGTGCCTCCCACCCTAATACTTCATATAGATACACATGTTTCGGTGTAGAGGGTAACCATTCTTCACCTCGAATAACATGGGTAATTTTCATGAGATAATCGTCCACCACCACAGCAAAGTGATAAGTAGGAAATCCATCGGACTTAATCAATACTTGATCATCGACTTCTTCCGTATTTACAACTACCTTACCTCTGATAACATCATTAATTTCTATGTTTTTGTTAGCTGGAAGCTTCAACCGAACAACATGTTCTTCTCCAGCTTCAATCTTCTTTGTAACTTCTTCCTTCGTTAAACTTTTGCAATACCCATCATATTTAGCAGTGAGACCCAAAGCTTTTTGCTTTTCTCGCACTTCATCTAGTCTTTCTTTAGAACAAAAACAATGATAGGCATCTCCTTTATCTAAAAGAATTTCAATATACTTTTTATACAAGTCTAGTCTTTTGGATTGAATATAAGGTCCATATTCTCCCTTTTCTACCACATTGCCTTTTTCCATCGTGATACCTTCATCATGCAAAACTCCAGCCCAATCCATTGACTGTAATAGGTTTTCAATGGCACCTTCGACATAACGACTTTGGTCAGTATCCTCAATCCTCAAGATATATTGCCCGCCGTGTTTTTTTGCCAGTAGATAGTTATATAACGCTGTTCTTAAACTACCTATATGGACAAATCCAGTAGGACTTGGAGCAAATCTCACCCTTACCGACATATATAAATTCCTCCTATTTTCCCATCTATATTACCTTATTATAAACTATTCTCTTCAGTGTATCAAGCCAGTTTTGTTTAACTAGAAAACATGCCTAATATCGACTCCACCAATCTTTTTAACATTTCAATCATTCTTTGCAACAAAGATTGCACCTGTTGGTTGTCCCTAGAAATATCTCTTAATTGTTGTCCAATTCCATGCAACTGCTGACGAATTACTTCAGTATTAAGGTTCAACCTTGTAATTCGTTCCATTAACCTAGTAATTTCTTCTACCTGTCCTTCTGTCAAACGGATATTTAACTGTCCTGCTATTTCTATAACAACTCTTTTTATTTCCTCTGGTTCTCGAATTCTTTTTTCAACAACGACTTCCTTAATCTCCCTAATTAATGTAGTCGCCTCCTCCTTGCCAATTTCTTCTCCCAATTCACCCGTTTTAATCATTTCTTCATTAGCAACTTGCTTTTGTTCTTCACTGATTTTTTCTCCTGTGATCTCCTCAAAACCCTTCAAAATTCCTGTCAAAGCCGCCGTACCAGATACTTCAAAAGGAGCCGCCGCTATCACTTTTGCATTTGTTACACCAGCTGTTACTAAAGCATTCATAATCATTTCTTCTGTAACCCATGTGATATTATAGGTCTCTACAGAAATACCTTCGCCTTGTTGAAGGTTTTCTATGTAAGCCGAAGAAATGGCTCGGGTTCCAATTTGTCTTTCAGTTGCAAGCCCTTCTAAGTATCTTCTTTCTTCTTGATTTGTAACAACCAAAGTTTTTACAGTTCCTTCCTGAACTCCAAAAATCTCAAGCATTTGTTGTCGCTGCTGCTGATTCAAGTCATTGCCTAATGTAACAACCACATGTTGGCTTCCATAGCTCATCCATGTAGTGAGCAATACACAAAGCAGCACTATACTAACGAGTTTTTTCTTCATACCTTTATCCCTCCAACACCTTTATATTTCTATATTTTACCACATTTTCATGCAAATATACAGAATCACGTTATCTTACTATCCCTATGATGATAAATCCACACCAGATTCCGTAAAAAATAACCTTCGAAAACTGTTTACTACCTTCAAAATTTACATGCGTTACTCACACCACAATAAACGAAAGTATCATGTAGTACTTTCATAACAATGAAAATTGTGAGGCAATCTGCAGCTTTAAGTTCTACATGAAGACGAAGTAGCAAAGTCCCTTAGTTTCCTAAGGGACTTTGCTATTAATAAGCCTTCGCAAAATAAGCCATTACCTTTGCCTCTTTACCACAGAAAGGACAAGTTTCTCCTAGTTTTTCTTGTTCAAAAGGAATACATCTTACAGTAGCAGCTGTCTCTGCTTTAATTTTGTCTTCGCATTCTCTTTCTTGACACCACATAGCCTTTACAAAACCAGGCTTTGTCTGCATGATTTCCTTCATTTCATCAAAGTTTTTAATATAATAGGTTTTTTCATCCCTCATATTCTTTGCCTTGAGTAGTAAGTTGTTATGGACATCTCCTAACAACCCTTGAACTTTTTCCTTCAACTGGTCCAGTGCCACAACTTCTTTCTCCAAAGTATCCCTTCTAAATAAAACCGCTTGTTGATTTTCAATATCCTTTGGTCCTATTTCAATACGAAGAGGCACACCTTTCATCTCCCACTCGTTAAATTTCCAGCCCGGAGAGTAATTTTCTCTGTCATCTACTTCCACTCTTATATCCTTCTTTAAGTGGGCAAAAATTTCATCTACCTTCTCAGTAACACCACCCTTATGCGCAGCAATAGGTACAATCACCACTTGAACAGGTGCGATTCCTGGAGGTAGTACCAACCCACGATTATCTCCGTGTACCATAATAATACCTCCAATAAGTCGAGTAGATACTCCCCAAGAGGTATGATAAGGATGTTTTAACTCTCCATCTCTATCTAAGTAGTTAATATCAAAGGCGGTAGTGAAATGCTGTGCTAAGTTATGGGAAGTTCCAGCCTGTAATGCTTTACCATCATGCATTAAAGCTTCCATCGTATAAGTAGCATGAGCTCCAGCAAATTTTTCTTTTTCACTTTTTCTTCCCACCACTACTGGCATAGCCAGAAGTTCTTCTGCTGTTTCTTTATAAATTTGTAACATTTGCAATGTTTCTTCTTGTGCCTCTTCATAGGTTTCGTGTAGCGTATGCCCCTCTTGCCATAAGAATTCAGAAGTTCTTAAGAAAGGCCTAGTGCTCTTTTCCCATCTAACTACACTACACCACTGATTATATAAAAAAGGCAAATCTCTATAGGATTTTAACCACTTTGAATACATCTCGCATATGATGGTTTCAGACGTAGGGCGAACACAAAGTCTTTCTGCTAACTCTTCTTGGCCACCGTGGGTAACCCATGCCACTTCAGGAGCAAACCCCTCCACGTGTTCCGCTTCCTTCTTTAATAAACTTTCTGGAATTAATAGTGGAAAGTAGCAGTTTTTATGTCCAGTTTCCTTAAATCTATCATCCATATATTTTTGAATGTTTTCCCAAATAGCATAACCATAGGGCTTAATGACCATAAAACCTTTTACTGGCGAATAATCCACCAAGTCAGTCTTTAAAATAACATCTGTATACCATTGAGCAAAATCTACTTCCATCGGTGTAATTTCAGCAACAAATTGTTTGTCTTTTTTACCCATTTTTCATTCTCCTCTCTCTTGACTAGATTGTAACAATTTTCATTATAAAATACATCAAAAAATCCCTCATCTCTATATTTAGAGACGAGAGATTTACTTTCCCCGCGGTACCACTCTAGTTAACCATTACAGTTCCCTTCATGACTTAACGGCGTCCACCGGTATAACCTACTAATTTTTCAGTTAACAGCTCAAGGGCGGGTTCAAAAAACATTACTTAAAAACCTTCCAGCCTAGGGTTTTTTCTCTAAAAAAGCTTTGTTTCTTTACTATTCCCTATCATAGCATAGGAATATTCTTTTTTTATAGCATATAGCATTATCTAATTTATGTCAACGGCTTTATAAAATTTAATTCTACATCCGTTATCGGTTTTGTCGTTGGAAAAATTCATCACTTTATAACAATACTCACAATAGCTTGAGCAGCAATGCCTTCTCCTTGTCCCTCAAAACCAAGTCCTTCCGTGGTAGTTGCCTTTACATTCACCTGGTGTATAGAAATATCTAAGGCACCAGCAATATTTTCTCGCATACCTTCAATATAAGATGCTACCTTCGGTCTTTGAGCAATGATGGTAGTATCTATATTATTTACAACATACCCTTTTTGCAACAACATTTTTGCAACTTCCTCTAATAATTTTAAGCTGTCGACACCTCTATATTTTTCATCAGTATCTGGAAAATGTTTACCTATATCTCCCAAAGCTGCTGCTCCCAACAAAGCATCTTTGATAGCATGTAGCAGTACATCCGCATCAGAGTGCCCTAACAACCCTTTTTCATAAGGGATGGTTACTCCACCTAATATAAGTTTTCTATTTTCCACTAACTTATGTACATCATATCCCAGACCTATGCGCATATTACCTTTTCTCCTTTCTTAATATCCCTTCCGCCACGACTAAATCCTCTGGCGTAGTAATTTTTATATTTTCATAATTTCCTTGAATCACTTTCACTGTGTGACCATATTTCTCTACCACCATAGCATCATCTGTAGCACAAAGTCCTTCTTCTATTAATCGCCCATAGGCTTCTTTTAATAAAGCATACCGAAAAACTTGGGGGGTTTGCACCGCCCACATCAAGCTCCTATTAGGCGTATCTATTACTTCCATCTCTTCACTAACCACCTTAATTGTATCTTTTACAGGCACTGCTATAATAGCTGCTCCTATATTTTCAGCTGTCTCTACAGCTTTTTTCAATAACTCTTTCTCCAAAAAAGGTCTTGCACCATCATGAATCACGACAATTTCACACTGCTCTTTTATTGCCAACAAACCTCTATAAACAGAATCTTGTCTTTCTTTTCCTCCAGAAACTACCTGTTTAATTTTTTTGAACCCATATTTCTCTATAATATTGTCTTGAGCAAAACTCATTTCATTTTCTCCCACCACCAAGATCACTTCATCTACATGCTCACTTTCTTCAAACACCTCCAATGTGTAGGCTACAATAGGTTTATTTTCCAATAGAATGTATTGTTTGTTAAGTTCTCTTCCCATTCTTTTTCCCTTGCCTGCCGCTACAATAATAGCAATATTTTTCCCCTTTTGCATCAATTTAACCATCCCTCCCCTTCACTAGTTAAACAAACCTCTCGCCTTATAAATATGTAGTCCTAAATTTTAATACACCAAGAGTTCCCTTTGTATCCCATCCCTTGCAAAAAAATTCCAGACTTTGTATACTAAAATTTGATTTTAGAAGTATGCATCTATACTAAGTATGTTCTAAATAAGATTGAAAAAGACTCCTCCATCGGAAGAGTCTCTTTCAATAATAAAACTTTATCTTTAACTAAGCAGATTTATCCGCCATAGATTTTGGCTTTGCAAAAATCATCCTACCAGCAGCTGTCTGTAGTACACTAGTAACCAATACATCAATGTTTTGACCAATGTACTTTTTCCCGCTTTCCACAACAATCATAGTTCCATCATCTAGGTAAGCCAAGCCTTGTCCAGACTCTTTTCCATCTTTGATTACTTGAACAAACATCTCTTCTCCTGGCAATACCACTGGTTTCACAGCATTAGCTAATTCGTTAATATTCAGCACTGGTACCCCCTGGAACTCTGCTACCTTATTTAAGTTGTAATCATTGGTTACAACCTTTCCCTCTAAGACTTGTGCTAACTTCAAGAGTTTTATATCTACTTCAAGTGTATCATCAAAGCTCTTATTGTCGATTTTCACTTCTATGTCTAACTCTTTTTGAATTTTGTTCA includes:
- the gltX gene encoding glutamate--tRNA ligase, whose translation is MSVRVRFAPSPTGFVHIGSLRTALYNYLLAKKHGGQYILRIEDTDQSRYVEGAIENLLQSMDWAGVLHDEGITMEKGNVVEKGEYGPYIQSKRLDLYKKYIEILLDKGDAYHCFCSKERLDEVREKQKALGLTAKYDGYCKSLTKEEVTKKIEAGEEHVVRLKLPANKNIEINDVIRGKVVVNTEEVDDQVLIKSDGFPTYHFAVVVDDYLMKITHVIRGEEWLPSTPKHVYLYEVLGWEAPQFVHLPNILNTDKKKLSKRQGDVSVEDFMKKGYLPEALVNYIALIGWSPEENREIFSMKELQEAFSLERVSKSGGVFDVNKLNWMNNHYIKESPIERITDLAIPYLLEAGYIVEAEVEEKYEWLKDMVSVFQDGMNYVKEIVEKVEVFFKNEVKPEDEEAEAVLKLEHIKELLDIFYEKVEAEEVMNQEAAKRIFKQVQKEKGIKGPNLFKPIRVALTGKAHGPDLPLIIQVLGKQDILSRIQYVKHNFI
- a CDS encoding DUF1002 domain-containing protein; protein product: MKKKLVSIVLLCVLLTTWMSYGSQHVVVTLGNDLNQQQRQQMLEIFGVQEGTVKTLVVTNQEERRYLEGLATERQIGTRAISSAYIENLQQGEGISVETYNITWVTEEMIMNALVTAGVTNAKVIAAAPFEVSGTAALTGILKGFEEITGEKISEEQKQVANEEMIKTGELGEEIGKEEATTLIREIKEVVVEKRIREPEEIKRVVIEIAGQLNIRLTEGQVEEITRLMERITRLNLNTEVIRQQLHGIGQQLRDISRDNQQVQSLLQRMIEMLKRLVESILGMFSS
- the proS gene encoding proline--tRNA ligase, encoding MGKKDKQFVAEITPMEVDFAQWYTDVILKTDLVDYSPVKGFMVIKPYGYAIWENIQKYMDDRFKETGHKNCYFPLLIPESLLKKEAEHVEGFAPEVAWVTHGGQEELAERLCVRPTSETIICEMYSKWLKSYRDLPFLYNQWCSVVRWEKSTRPFLRTSEFLWQEGHTLHETYEEAQEETLQMLQIYKETAEELLAMPVVVGRKSEKEKFAGAHATYTMEALMHDGKALQAGTSHNLAQHFTTAFDINYLDRDGELKHPYHTSWGVSTRLIGGIIMVHGDNRGLVLPPGIAPVQVVIVPIAAHKGGVTEKVDEIFAHLKKDIRVEVDDRENYSPGWKFNEWEMKGVPLRIEIGPKDIENQQAVLFRRDTLEKEVVALDQLKEKVQGLLGDVHNNLLLKAKNMRDEKTYYIKNFDEMKEIMQTKPGFVKAMWCQERECEDKIKAETAATVRCIPFEQEKLGETCPFCGKEAKVMAYFAKAY
- the ispF gene encoding 2-C-methyl-D-erythritol 2,4-cyclodiphosphate synthase — protein: MRIGLGYDVHKLVENRKLILGGVTIPYEKGLLGHSDADVLLHAIKDALLGAAALGDIGKHFPDTDEKYRGVDSLKLLEEVAKMLLQKGYVVNNIDTTIIAQRPKVASYIEGMRENIAGALDISIHQVNVKATTTEGLGFEGQGEGIAAQAIVSIVIK
- the ispD gene encoding 2-C-methyl-D-erythritol 4-phosphate cytidylyltransferase: MQKGKNIAIIVAAGKGKRMGRELNKQYILLENKPIVAYTLEVFEESEHVDEVILVVGENEMSFAQDNIIEKYGFKKIKQVVSGGKERQDSVYRGLLAIKEQCEIVVIHDGARPFLEKELLKKAVETAENIGAAIIAVPVKDTIKVVSEEMEVIDTPNRSLMWAVQTPQVFRYALLKEAYGRLIEEGLCATDDAMVVEKYGHTVKVIQGNYENIKITTPEDLVVAEGILRKEKR